In Populus nigra chromosome 1, ddPopNigr1.1, whole genome shotgun sequence, one genomic interval encodes:
- the LOC133678990 gene encoding probable 2-oxoglutarate-dependent dioxygenase AOP1 yields the protein MGSETPLKLPIIDFSNLGRNPGAAEWDLVKLQVRKALEEYGCFEALFDKIPAESRKAIFGAVEELFDLPLQTKMRNASKKPYHGYVGQYPQVPLFESMGIDDANIAEEVESMTTILWPQGNQSFSNTVLSFSEQVSELDQIVRRMIVESLGLEKYLDEHMNSTNYLLRVMKYKGPQTTETKLGLTPHTDKNMVTILYQNQVDGLELQTKDGCWIDLKPTPDSFIVMIGDSLHAWANGRLHSPYHRVMMRGNEARYSVGLFSVPKAGYIVKAPEELIDEEHPLLFKPFDHVEFLGFYYTEAGQRAQSALKTYCGV from the exons ATGGGCTCTGAGACTCCTCTCAAGCTTCCAATCATAGATTTCTCAAATCTAGGCCGAAATCCAGGCGCTGCTGAGTGGGATTTGGTGAAATTGCAAGTTCGTAAAGCGCTTGAAGAGTATGGTTGCTTCGAGGCCTTATTTGACAAAATTCCTGCTGAGAGTCGAAAGGCTATATTTGGTGCAGTTGAAGAGCTCTTTGATCTACCTTTGCAAACCAAAATGCGCAATGCTTCTAAGAAACCTTACCATGGCTATGTTGGGCAATACCCTCAGGTGCCACTATTTGAGAGCATGGGTATTGATGATGCCAACATAGCTGAAGAAGTTGAGAGCATGACCACCATCTTGTGGCCGCAAGGGAATCAAAGTTTTAG CAATACTGTTCTGTCCTTCTCGGAGCAAGTGTCGGAATTAGATCAAATAGTTCGAAGGATGATTGTCGAGAGTCTGGGACTCGAGAAATACCTGGACGAACACATGAACTCTACCAACTACCTTCTCAGGGTCATGAAATATAAAGGGCCCCAGACAACTGAGACAAAACTTGGGTTAACTCCTCACACTGATAAGAACATGGTGACCATTTTATACCAAAATCAAGTTGATGGACTAGAATTACAAACCAAAGATGGTTGCTGGATCGATCTCAAACCCACACCAGACTCTTTTATTGTCATGATTGGAGATTCTCTTCAT GCTTGGGCAAACGGTCGACTGCATTCTCCATATCATCGAGTTATGATGAGAGGCAATGAGGCAAGGTATTCTGTTGGATTGTTTTCAGTCCCCAAAGCAGGCTATATAGTAAAAGCCCCAGAAGAGTTAATTGACGAGGAGCATCCCTTGCTTTTTAAACCCTTTGATCACGTCGAGTTCCTTGGATTTTACTACACAGAAGCTGGTCAGAGAGCTCAATCTGCGTTAAAGACTTATTGCGGCGTTTAA